The following proteins are co-located in the Pontiella desulfatans genome:
- a CDS encoding NUDIX hydrolase, translated as MHRNDLLSKLCNYREHWPDEATMTDRLISFVERHTDCFERSLSVGHITGSAWLVNKAGTHVLLTHHRKLNAWLQLGGHADGNTDILDAALQEAREESGLPDLEPISTDIFDIDIHLIPARKNEPEHDHHDIRFAFRCTGSEEYAVSNESHDLAWGTINHLDEYTTDESMLRMARKWLNR; from the coding sequence ATGCACCGCAATGACCTGCTTTCCAAACTTTGTAACTATCGGGAACACTGGCCGGATGAGGCCACCATGACCGACCGGCTGATCAGCTTCGTGGAGCGCCATACCGACTGCTTTGAACGGTCGCTTTCGGTTGGCCACATCACCGGCTCCGCCTGGCTGGTTAACAAAGCGGGCACCCACGTCCTTCTGACGCACCACCGCAAACTCAACGCCTGGTTGCAGCTGGGTGGCCACGCCGACGGCAATACCGACATCCTCGATGCAGCCCTGCAGGAAGCCCGCGAGGAATCGGGATTGCCCGACCTTGAGCCGATCAGCACAGATATTTTCGATATCGACATCCATCTCATCCCCGCCCGCAAGAATGAGCCGGAGCACGATCACCACGACATCCGCTTCGCCTTCCGCTGCACAGGAAGCGAAGAATACGCGGTCAGCAACGAATCGCACGATCTCGCGTGGGGTACGATCAATCACCTCGATGAATATACGACCGATGAATCCATGCTGCGCATGGCAAGGAAATGGCTGAATAGATGA
- a CDS encoding YggS family pyridoxal phosphate-dependent enzyme codes for MNETFEQRLERVEQRIAKACQNAGRSREEVRLLAVSKTKPPEAVREAAGCGLRLFGENRVQEAQSKIPLCPPGLEWHLIGHLQTNKAKIAARFFQMVHSVDSLKLLEALDSHAGTTLPVLLQVNVSGEAAKFGMKPDEVAGVIETANRLQKCEVHGLMTIPPFSPDPEKTRVHFRALRELRDRLQQETATPLPELSMGMSHDLEVAIEEGSTWVRIGTDLFGSRN; via the coding sequence ATGAACGAAACATTTGAGCAACGGTTGGAGCGGGTGGAGCAGCGAATTGCCAAGGCCTGTCAAAACGCCGGGCGCTCGCGCGAGGAAGTCCGCCTCCTGGCCGTTTCCAAAACCAAGCCCCCCGAAGCCGTACGCGAGGCCGCCGGATGCGGGCTGCGCCTCTTTGGCGAAAACCGGGTGCAGGAGGCGCAGTCGAAAATCCCCCTGTGCCCGCCCGGACTCGAGTGGCATTTGATCGGGCATCTGCAAACCAACAAGGCCAAGATTGCCGCCCGGTTTTTCCAGATGGTGCATTCCGTGGATTCGCTCAAGCTGCTCGAAGCGCTCGATAGCCATGCCGGAACCACCCTCCCGGTTTTGCTGCAGGTCAATGTTTCCGGCGAGGCCGCCAAGTTCGGCATGAAACCCGACGAGGTGGCCGGGGTCATCGAAACGGCCAACCGCCTGCAGAAGTGCGAGGTGCACGGCCTGATGACCATCCCGCCCTTTTCCCCCGATCCGGAAAAAACACGCGTCCACTTCCGCGCCCTGCGCGAGCTGCGCGACCGCCTGCAGCAGGAAACCGCAACCCCGTTGCCCGAGCTTTCCATGGGCATGTCGCACGATCTCGAAGTCGCCATCGAAGAAGGCAGCACCTGGGTCCGCATCGGAACCGATTTGTTTGGATCACGAAACTAG
- the proC gene encoding pyrroline-5-carboxylate reductase encodes MNIVFIGAGNMAEAIVAGIVKNKVVAAANVCVTDVSEERLTHFLMKYDVSTSDDNAYAVAKADVVVLAVKPQVFPSVWPEIEGALKPDALVVSIMAGIPSAKIANGQPLRVVRVMPNTPSLVGMGAAGIAAGERATESDLQVAQKLLGAVGSAVIVAEEEIDAVTALSGSGPAYVFYLLESMLEAAGKMGLEQGISRELALATVMGAAKLMQETGEDAAVLRKKVTSKGGTTEAAINTLEERHVKDSVVAALLAAQARSKELANG; translated from the coding sequence ATGAACATTGTATTTATTGGAGCGGGCAACATGGCCGAGGCCATTGTTGCAGGGATTGTGAAGAACAAGGTGGTTGCCGCCGCCAATGTCTGCGTAACGGATGTTTCGGAAGAGCGACTGACCCATTTTCTCATGAAATACGATGTCAGCACATCCGACGACAATGCCTACGCGGTGGCCAAAGCCGATGTGGTGGTGCTCGCCGTCAAACCGCAGGTTTTCCCTTCGGTCTGGCCGGAGATCGAAGGCGCCCTGAAGCCCGATGCCCTCGTTGTGAGCATCATGGCCGGCATCCCGTCGGCCAAAATCGCCAATGGCCAGCCGCTCCGGGTGGTGCGGGTTATGCCGAACACGCCGTCGCTTGTTGGCATGGGGGCGGCGGGGATCGCGGCGGGGGAACGGGCAACGGAATCCGATCTGCAGGTTGCGCAAAAACTGCTGGGTGCGGTGGGCTCGGCCGTGATTGTGGCGGAAGAGGAGATCGATGCCGTCACCGCGCTGAGCGGTAGCGGCCCCGCCTATGTGTTCTACCTGCTCGAAAGCATGCTCGAGGCGGCTGGGAAGATGGGATTGGAGCAAGGAATTTCCCGTGAATTGGCGCTCGCAACCGTGATGGGCGCCGCTAAACTGATGCAGGAAACCGGCGAGGATGCCGCTGTTCTGCGCAAGAAGGTCACTTCCAAGGGCGGCACCACCGAAGCCGCCATCAATACCCTGGAAGAGCGGCATGTGAAGGACTCGGTTGTGGCCGCGCTGCTGGCGGCCCAGGCGCGCTCGAAGGAGCTGGCAAATGGCTAA
- the holA gene encoding DNA polymerase III subunit delta: protein MADNVYFYCGNDEYLVGLNARKKVDQVCPAEEQALSLEIIDGSASKIEEAVAAVDQCIAAFRTVGLFGGKKVVWFREVAFLKNAVIMKNADVKRLLGELSNDLKSGLSPDQFLIISAPGIDKRSAFHKALKEVVQLEEFNIPERDYEARPVALERALSLFKREGYSIDNDAAQVFIDRTGFETRQIMNEVEKLVLFKGADKTIQLADVQLMTSSSGEAITWDFTDAIAERKLAVAIRIFRQLLFQKQTAIGLIIQIESMYQNMLRFREYMEAGWLRMNGNRIQWASGQEIDDYFEAMPDDPRTMHWFRASKIANQAAPYSVTRLAASKRLVVDTHERMLSGGSIPHELMLETLLAKLCAPPQRRR, encoded by the coding sequence ATGGCGGACAACGTATATTTTTATTGTGGCAACGATGAATACCTGGTGGGGCTCAACGCCCGGAAAAAGGTCGACCAGGTTTGCCCGGCGGAGGAGCAGGCGCTCTCGTTGGAGATCATCGACGGCAGTGCCTCGAAAATCGAGGAGGCGGTCGCGGCGGTCGACCAATGCATCGCGGCGTTCCGGACGGTAGGCCTGTTTGGTGGCAAGAAGGTGGTCTGGTTCCGCGAGGTCGCGTTCTTGAAAAACGCGGTGATCATGAAGAACGCCGATGTGAAGCGTCTGTTGGGCGAGCTTTCGAACGACCTGAAATCCGGGCTCTCGCCCGACCAGTTCCTGATCATTTCCGCTCCGGGAATCGATAAGCGCTCAGCCTTCCACAAGGCGTTGAAGGAGGTCGTCCAGCTTGAGGAATTCAATATTCCCGAACGCGACTACGAAGCACGCCCGGTGGCTCTCGAGCGCGCCCTCTCCCTCTTCAAGCGCGAAGGCTATTCCATCGACAACGATGCCGCCCAAGTCTTCATCGACCGAACCGGATTCGAGACGCGCCAGATCATGAACGAGGTTGAAAAGCTGGTGTTGTTCAAGGGCGCCGACAAGACCATCCAGCTGGCCGATGTCCAGTTGATGACCTCCTCTTCCGGCGAGGCCATCACCTGGGACTTCACCGATGCCATTGCCGAACGCAAGCTGGCCGTTGCCATCCGCATTTTCCGGCAGCTCCTGTTCCAGAAGCAGACGGCCATTGGGCTGATTATCCAGATCGAGAGCATGTATCAGAACATGTTGCGTTTCCGCGAATACATGGAGGCGGGCTGGCTGCGCATGAACGGCAACCGGATCCAGTGGGCATCCGGCCAGGAGATCGACGACTATTTCGAGGCCATGCCCGACGACCCGCGCACGATGCACTGGTTCCGCGCCTCGAAGATCGCCAACCAGGCCGCGCCCTATTCCGTTACGCGCCTGGCGGCCAGCAAGCGGCTGGTGGTGGATACGCATGAACGGATGCTTTCGGGCGGATCAATCCCCCACGAACTGATGCTCGAGACCCTGCTGGCCAAACTCTGCGCCCCGCCGCAGCGCCGGAGATAG
- a CDS encoding phosphotransferase has translation MNQHFTEITLKATGATALTESEVIQSLWSGYGKIVRVGLDGSDLKSVVVKHVHWPDEKHHPRGWNTGRSHERKVKSYQVETAFYAEWAARCNDTCRVPACFALETHGDEVFMVMEDLDASGFDGRRSYVSDAEIKACLSWLAHFHATFMGETPDKLWQTGTYWHLETRPDEWAELDDPKLKAAAPAMDRKLNESPFQTLVHGDAKLANFCFAADGRVAAVDFQYVGGGCGMKDVAYFLGSCLCEDECERQETALLHYYFETLETALGNHEKQIDFTALEADWRSLYPVAWTDFFRFLQGWSPGHWKIHRYSERLAHEVLEQLK, from the coding sequence ATGAACCAACATTTTACCGAAATTACGCTGAAGGCAACCGGCGCAACGGCGCTGACCGAATCCGAAGTGATCCAAAGCCTTTGGAGCGGATATGGGAAGATTGTGCGCGTCGGGTTGGACGGATCCGATCTCAAAAGCGTCGTCGTGAAGCATGTGCATTGGCCGGACGAGAAGCACCATCCGCGCGGGTGGAATACGGGGCGGTCGCACGAACGGAAGGTTAAGTCCTACCAGGTGGAAACCGCGTTCTATGCCGAGTGGGCGGCGCGATGCAACGATACCTGCCGCGTGCCGGCATGTTTTGCACTCGAAACGCATGGCGACGAAGTGTTCATGGTGATGGAGGATCTCGATGCCTCCGGCTTCGATGGACGGCGCAGCTACGTTTCGGATGCCGAAATCAAAGCCTGCCTATCGTGGCTGGCCCACTTCCACGCCACGTTCATGGGCGAGACGCCCGACAAATTATGGCAAACGGGCACCTACTGGCATCTCGAAACGCGGCCGGATGAATGGGCGGAGCTGGACGATCCGAAGCTCAAAGCCGCCGCTCCGGCGATGGATCGGAAGTTGAACGAAAGCCCGTTCCAGACGCTGGTCCATGGCGACGCCAAGCTGGCCAACTTTTGCTTTGCCGCCGACGGCCGGGTGGCGGCGGTCGATTTCCAGTATGTCGGCGGCGGGTGCGGCATGAAAGACGTCGCCTATTTCCTCGGCAGCTGCCTCTGCGAAGACGAATGCGAGCGGCAGGAAACCGCCCTGCTTCATTATTATTTTGAAACTCTGGAAACCGCATTGGGAAACCATGAAAAGCAAATCGACTTCACGGCGTTGGAAGCGGATTGGCGGTCGCTCTACCCCGTGGCTTGGACGGACTTTTTCCGTTTCCTCCAAGGCTGGAGTCCCGGCCACTGGAAGATCCACCGCTACAGCGAGCGCCTCGCCCACGAAGTTCTGGAACAACTGAAATAG
- a CDS encoding prolyl oligopeptidase family serine peptidase, translating to MRKQILLTALMMAMVTTAQEDPFLWLEEVDGEKAMEWVEQQNTATTNVLKQHPKFGQVYNKTLEILNSKERIAYPAIRGDHVYNFWQDETYPRGVWRRTKLEAYLKDAPEWEILLDLSKLSEKEGENWSFKGVDTLHPDFDICMLRLSRGGGDAVVSREFNIGEKAFVQGGFVLEEAKSDTSWLDRDTLLVGTDFGEGSMTASGYPRQVKKWTRGTPLEKAGLVFEGKHDDVSVRSFVQNTVARKYAVITRGISFYESEYHAYETGKLIKLDLPLDVDVSGFFKGHLLAKPKKDWNVGGRKVVGGSLLALDYHALLQGKHEFKVLFKPTERDSLGAVSSTENLILVRVFKGGRYDLLIQHSFDKGKWTVDHVAAPEHGTLSVVSADDYSDRLFLTHESALSPRTLYYSKDTKEFSKVKSLPEFFNGNDFKVEFHEAASKDGTMIPYSIVLPRAAKLDGSNPTLLYGYGGFEISLRPGYSPVMGATWLANGGAFAVANIRGGGEFGPAWHQAALKENRQRAYDDFIAVSEDLIQRGYCSPKTLGVKGGSNGGLLVGVVATQRPELYEAVICAVPLLDMKRFNKLLAGASWMAEYGNPDIPEEWAYIGNYSPYQNLAKDGDYPKIYFTTTTRDDRVHPGHARKMAARMEQFGHPFFYFENTEGGHGAGVTNEQKAMMESLGYVYLLKMLSK from the coding sequence GTGCGAAAACAAATCCTGCTTACGGCACTGATGATGGCCATGGTTACCACCGCCCAAGAAGATCCTTTCCTCTGGTTGGAGGAGGTGGATGGTGAAAAAGCGATGGAATGGGTCGAGCAACAGAATACGGCCACGACCAACGTGTTGAAACAGCATCCGAAGTTCGGGCAGGTCTACAACAAGACGCTGGAGATCCTCAACTCGAAGGAGCGCATTGCCTATCCGGCGATCCGTGGCGACCATGTCTATAACTTCTGGCAGGACGAAACCTACCCGCGCGGAGTCTGGCGGCGGACTAAACTGGAGGCCTATCTCAAGGATGCCCCCGAATGGGAAATCCTGCTCGACCTTAGCAAGCTCTCCGAAAAGGAGGGTGAAAACTGGTCGTTCAAGGGCGTGGACACGCTCCATCCCGACTTCGACATCTGCATGCTGCGCCTTTCGCGCGGTGGCGGCGATGCGGTGGTCAGCCGGGAATTCAACATCGGGGAAAAGGCGTTTGTTCAAGGCGGCTTCGTTTTGGAGGAAGCCAAGAGCGACACCTCGTGGCTGGATCGCGACACGCTGCTGGTCGGCACCGACTTCGGTGAAGGTTCCATGACGGCCTCCGGCTATCCGCGCCAAGTGAAGAAGTGGACGCGCGGCACACCGCTGGAAAAGGCCGGGCTGGTCTTCGAAGGAAAGCACGACGATGTGAGCGTGCGGTCGTTTGTGCAGAACACGGTCGCCCGGAAATATGCCGTGATAACGCGCGGCATCTCGTTTTACGAGAGCGAATACCATGCCTATGAGACGGGTAAGTTGATCAAGCTCGACCTGCCCCTCGACGTCGATGTCAGCGGATTCTTCAAGGGACACCTCTTGGCGAAACCGAAAAAAGATTGGAACGTAGGTGGAAGGAAGGTCGTTGGCGGTTCATTGCTTGCGCTCGACTACCACGCCCTGCTCCAGGGCAAACATGAATTCAAGGTGCTGTTCAAACCCACGGAACGCGACAGCCTCGGCGCGGTTTCCTCCACGGAAAACCTGATCCTGGTTCGCGTCTTCAAGGGCGGGCGCTACGACCTGTTGATCCAACATTCGTTCGACAAGGGGAAATGGACGGTTGACCACGTTGCAGCGCCGGAACACGGCACCCTGTCGGTGGTTTCGGCGGACGACTATTCCGACCGCCTCTTCCTGACGCACGAAAGCGCCCTCTCCCCCCGCACCCTCTATTATTCGAAGGACACCAAGGAATTCTCGAAGGTCAAGAGCCTGCCCGAATTCTTCAACGGCAACGATTTCAAGGTCGAGTTCCACGAAGCCGCCTCGAAGGACGGCACCATGATCCCCTACTCCATCGTGCTGCCCAGGGCGGCCAAGCTCGATGGCTCCAACCCGACCCTGCTGTATGGCTACGGCGGTTTCGAGATTTCGCTTCGGCCGGGGTATTCGCCGGTGATGGGCGCAACCTGGTTGGCCAACGGCGGCGCCTTTGCCGTCGCCAACATCCGCGGCGGCGGCGAGTTTGGCCCCGCATGGCATCAGGCCGCCCTCAAGGAAAACCGCCAGCGGGCATACGACGACTTCATTGCGGTGTCGGAAGACCTGATCCAACGCGGCTATTGCTCGCCCAAGACCCTCGGCGTGAAGGGCGGTAGCAACGGCGGCCTGTTGGTCGGGGTGGTCGCCACCCAACGGCCGGAGCTTTACGAGGCCGTGATCTGCGCCGTTCCCCTGCTCGACATGAAACGCTTCAACAAACTGCTCGCCGGCGCGAGCTGGATGGCGGAGTACGGCAATCCCGATATTCCCGAGGAGTGGGCATACATCGGCAACTATTCGCCCTACCAAAACCTTGCGAAGGACGGCGACTACCCGAAGATCTATTTCACGACCACCACGCGCGACGACCGGGTGCATCCGGGGCACGCCCGAAAAATGGCGGCGCGCATGGAACAGTTCGGCCACCCCTTCTTCTATTTCGAAAACACCGAGGGCGGCCACGGCGCAGGCGTGACCAACGAGCAGAAGGCGATGATGGAAAGCCTCGGCTATGTCTACCTGCTGAAGATGCTGTCAAAGTAG
- a CDS encoding class I SAM-dependent DNA methyltransferase, with the protein MAQLENIEAIEKRLWSAADLLRTGSNYASNEYFMPVMGLVFLRHAYSRFLNVKDDIVASLPSRGGKTRDLTKADFSQKGAIFLQEKAQFDYLVSLSDDKDRAAAVVEAMESIEADYETLSGVLPKAEYHELDNEVLGTLLRTLNPDELKKASGDIFGRIYEYFLTQFANDKAHDGGEFFTPVSLVSLIAHVLEPERGSVLDPACGSGGMFVQSAKFVEQMKANPSERLTFYGLEKNPTTIRLGKMNLAVHGLEGDIRKAISYYEDPHELLGKADYVMANPPFNTDEVDAEKVKRDPRLPFGLPGVNKKEKVSNGNYLWISYFYSYLSEKGRAGFVMSSQASSAGGEEAKVRQKLIETGAVEAMIDVRGNFFYTRSVPCQLWFFNKDKPAEHKDKVLMVDARNVYRKVTRKIFDFTPEQEKNLNSIFWLYRGQNERFIELVQSYVDQVLNEAHSCFVNQGNTVSASEPLPDFIKAVNKLFDAMKPFLDSLPEDGAQAETDSELRKALGDLDNHVGAYDGLRQDTQKQWNESDSNTVKELHFFADEQSSPALLAEGSRDLVKLADHAYKLATRLIELCEKELDAKSSDLWKSAEINGARKSNLRKEAEAARKDAVEQLKRVRYFYKQAHWLLSRFPDGELRDVEGLVKLVNHTELASNDWSLTPGRYVGVAPEEVDEDFDFEEALRDIHVELAGLNEEAVDLAAKIARNFEELGV; encoded by the coding sequence ATGGCGCAGTTAGAGAATATTGAGGCGATTGAGAAGCGGTTGTGGAGTGCGGCGGATTTGCTGCGTACAGGCTCCAACTATGCGAGTAATGAATATTTTATGCCGGTGATGGGCTTGGTGTTTCTGCGTCATGCCTATAGCCGCTTTCTGAATGTGAAGGATGATATTGTGGCCTCATTGCCGAGCCGGGGCGGGAAGACGCGGGATTTGACGAAGGCGGACTTTTCGCAGAAGGGGGCGATCTTTCTTCAGGAGAAGGCGCAGTTTGACTATCTGGTGTCGCTGTCGGACGACAAAGACCGTGCGGCTGCGGTGGTGGAGGCGATGGAGTCCATCGAGGCGGACTATGAAACGCTTTCGGGCGTGCTGCCGAAGGCGGAATACCACGAGCTGGATAACGAGGTGCTGGGCACGCTGCTGCGCACCCTGAACCCGGACGAGCTGAAAAAGGCTTCGGGCGACATCTTCGGGCGCATCTATGAATATTTCCTGACGCAGTTTGCCAACGACAAGGCGCATGACGGCGGGGAGTTTTTTACCCCGGTTTCGCTGGTGTCGCTGATTGCCCATGTGCTGGAGCCGGAGCGGGGCAGCGTGCTTGATCCGGCCTGCGGTTCGGGCGGCATGTTTGTGCAGAGCGCGAAGTTTGTGGAGCAGATGAAGGCCAACCCTTCGGAGCGGCTGACCTTCTACGGGCTGGAAAAGAATCCAACCACGATCCGGCTGGGCAAGATGAACCTTGCCGTGCATGGGCTGGAGGGCGACATCCGCAAGGCGATTTCCTACTATGAAGACCCGCACGAGCTGCTGGGCAAGGCCGACTATGTGATGGCCAACCCGCCGTTCAATACCGACGAGGTGGACGCGGAAAAGGTGAAGCGCGACCCGCGTTTGCCGTTTGGCCTGCCGGGCGTGAACAAGAAGGAGAAGGTTTCCAACGGCAACTATCTGTGGATTTCCTATTTCTATAGCTACCTGAGCGAAAAGGGACGGGCGGGCTTTGTGATGTCGTCGCAGGCATCGAGCGCAGGCGGCGAAGAGGCCAAGGTGCGGCAGAAGTTGATTGAGACGGGTGCGGTTGAGGCGATGATTGATGTGCGTGGCAACTTTTTCTATACCCGCTCCGTGCCGTGTCAGCTCTGGTTCTTCAACAAGGACAAACCCGCCGAGCACAAGGACAAGGTGCTGATGGTCGATGCCCGCAACGTCTACCGCAAGGTAACGCGCAAAATCTTCGACTTTACCCCGGAGCAGGAAAAGAACCTCAACTCCATCTTCTGGCTCTACCGTGGGCAGAATGAGCGGTTTATTGAGCTGGTGCAGTCGTATGTGGATCAGGTGTTGAACGAGGCGCATAGCTGCTTTGTGAATCAGGGCAACACGGTATCTGCGTCCGAGCCGTTGCCGGATTTCATCAAGGCGGTCAATAAGTTGTTTGATGCTATGAAGCCGTTTTTAGATTCGCTGCCGGAAGACGGGGCACAGGCCGAAACGGATTCCGAGCTGAGGAAAGCACTCGGTGATTTGGACAACCATGTCGGCGCATATGATGGATTGCGACAGGATACTCAGAAGCAATGGAACGAATCGGATTCTAATACAGTCAAGGAACTGCACTTTTTTGCCGATGAACAGAGCAGCCCAGCTCTATTGGCCGAGGGCAGTCGCGATCTGGTGAAGCTGGCCGACCATGCCTATAAGTTGGCGACGCGTTTGATTGAGCTGTGCGAAAAGGAATTGGATGCCAAGAGTTCCGACCTTTGGAAAAGTGCCGAGATCAACGGGGCACGGAAATCCAACCTTCGGAAAGAGGCGGAGGCAGCGCGGAAGGATGCGGTCGAGCAGTTGAAGCGGGTGCGTTATTTTTATAAGCAGGCGCATTGGCTGCTGTCGCGCTTTCCTGATGGCGAGCTGCGCGATGTGGAGGGGCTGGTTAAGCTGGTGAATCACACCGAGTTGGCTTCCAATGATTGGAGCCTCACGCCGGGGCGGTATGTCGGCGTTGCCCCGGAAGAGGTGGACGAGGATTTTGATTTTGAAGAAGCCCTGCGCGATATCCATGTGGAGCTGGCCGGACTTAATGAAGAAGCCGTTGATTTGGCCGCGAAAATTGCCCGTAACTTTGAGGAGCTGGGGGTATGA
- a CDS encoding 3'(2'),5'-bisphosphate nucleotidase CysQ family protein produces MKLNTDNLTDLCNLAIEAARKAGAHISKTRPTDIRQDKEGDSLASQVLTEVDGQCQEMILETLEPTFAEYDLALLTEESPDDGSRLVKDFFWCIDPIDGTLPYIEGTSGYAVSIALISQEGVPYIGVVYDPIEHILYHAIRGQGAFRNEKPWTLGHVEGRLFMNTDRSVAEQPEYPALVAGLENFGYGKLETTTHGGGVMNAIWALENAPACYVRMPKEKVGGGTFWDFGATACIYRELGAHVSDIHGDPLDLNHADSIYMNRKGILYATDAELARKILALKEKLI; encoded by the coding sequence ATGAAACTCAACACAGACAATTTAACCGACCTCTGCAATCTGGCCATCGAAGCGGCGCGGAAGGCGGGTGCGCATATTTCCAAGACGCGGCCAACGGACATCCGGCAGGATAAGGAGGGCGACAGCCTCGCCTCGCAGGTGCTGACGGAAGTGGATGGCCAATGCCAGGAGATGATCCTGGAAACACTTGAACCGACGTTTGCCGAATATGACCTCGCCCTGCTAACGGAGGAGAGCCCGGACGACGGGAGCCGGTTGGTGAAGGACTTTTTTTGGTGCATCGACCCGATCGATGGCACCCTGCCCTACATCGAAGGGACGTCGGGCTACGCCGTTTCCATTGCCTTAATTTCGCAGGAGGGCGTTCCCTACATTGGGGTGGTGTACGATCCGATCGAGCACATCCTCTACCACGCGATCCGCGGCCAAGGCGCCTTCCGGAACGAAAAACCCTGGACGCTCGGCCATGTGGAAGGTCGGCTGTTCATGAACACCGACCGCAGCGTGGCCGAACAGCCGGAATATCCGGCGTTGGTGGCTGGGCTGGAGAACTTTGGATACGGAAAGCTGGAGACCACCACGCACGGCGGCGGAGTGATGAACGCCATCTGGGCGCTGGAAAACGCGCCGGCCTGCTATGTCAGGATGCCCAAAGAGAAGGTCGGCGGCGGTACCTTCTGGGATTTCGGCGCAACGGCCTGCATCTACCGCGAGCTGGGCGCGCACGTGTCCGACATCCACGGCGACCCGCTCGATCTGAACCATGCCGACTCGATCTACATGAACCGAAAGGGCATCCTCTATGCAACGGATGCCGAACTTGCCCGCAAGATTCTCGCCTTGAAGGAGAAACTGATATGA
- a CDS encoding HIT family protein, translating into MQKTIWAPWRIEYILSDKEEGCFLCKMFADAADRDNLILKRGKTCAVVMNRYPYTGGHLMVTPYRHLENLKDMTPEERLEMTDLTIEAVEILKAELKTDGLNLGYNLGAAAGAGLKDHIHQHIVPRWIGDTNFMPVLSDTRVMPQALMEQYDALFPLFNPPD; encoded by the coding sequence ATGCAAAAGACGATTTGGGCGCCGTGGCGCATTGAATATATTCTGTCCGACAAGGAAGAGGGGTGCTTCCTCTGCAAGATGTTCGCGGATGCGGCCGACCGCGACAACCTCATCCTCAAACGGGGCAAAACCTGCGCCGTGGTGATGAACCGCTACCCCTACACCGGCGGCCACCTGATGGTCACCCCCTACCGGCATCTCGAAAACCTCAAGGACATGACGCCCGAGGAGCGGCTCGAAATGACCGACCTCACCATCGAGGCCGTCGAAATCCTCAAGGCTGAACTGAAAACCGACGGGCTCAATCTGGGCTACAACCTTGGCGCCGCCGCTGGTGCCGGCCTGAAAGACCACATCCACCAGCACATTGTTCCACGTTGGATAGGCGACACCAACTTCATGCCGGTGCTCTCCGACACGCGCGTCATGCCGCAGGCGCTGATGGAGCAATACGACGCCCTCTTCCCTCTGTTTAATCCGCCTGATTAA
- a CDS encoding Kelch repeat-containing protein — protein sequence MKALIIALLAATSVVAAEWETLETKGQPNPRHEAAFVEFEGEFYLLGGRRIQPVNIFNPETKTWRNASKPPIEIHHFQPVVHEDKILIICAMTGRYPNETGLEKVLVYEPKKDTWSWGDEIPKNRRRGSAGVVNVDGKIYVMCGIVNGHVGGYVNWADRYDPATGEWTKLKNAKHKRDHFQCTYLDGKIYAAGGRTTSKETNQVFDLTVPEVDVYDIKSGAWSVLKDDLPTPRAGNSTATIGQDIVVAGGESMTQKEAHAEVEAWDTLKEKWHDYPPLKQGRHGTALILHKNCIYTCSGSGGRGGGPELETTERLKLSK from the coding sequence ATGAAAGCACTCATCATCGCCCTGCTCGCAGCCACATCGGTGGTCGCCGCCGAATGGGAAACACTGGAAACCAAGGGGCAACCGAACCCCCGCCACGAAGCGGCCTTTGTGGAATTCGAGGGCGAGTTCTACCTGCTGGGCGGGCGGCGCATCCAGCCCGTGAACATTTTCAATCCCGAAACCAAAACGTGGCGCAACGCCTCGAAGCCGCCAATAGAGATCCACCATTTCCAACCGGTGGTCCATGAAGATAAAATCCTGATCATCTGCGCCATGACCGGGCGCTACCCGAACGAGACGGGGCTCGAAAAGGTTTTGGTCTATGAACCGAAAAAGGATACGTGGAGCTGGGGTGACGAAATCCCGAAAAACCGGCGGCGCGGTTCGGCGGGTGTGGTGAATGTGGATGGTAAGATCTATGTCATGTGCGGGATCGTCAATGGCCATGTGGGCGGCTATGTGAACTGGGCGGATCGATATGACCCGGCCACCGGCGAATGGACAAAGCTGAAAAACGCCAAGCACAAGCGCGACCATTTCCAATGCACCTACCTCGATGGAAAAATCTATGCGGCCGGCGGTCGCACCACCTCGAAGGAAACAAACCAAGTGTTCGACCTCACGGTGCCGGAGGTCGATGTCTACGACATCAAGAGCGGCGCGTGGTCGGTACTAAAGGACGACCTCCCAACCCCGCGAGCAGGCAACTCGACGGCGACCATCGGCCAGGACATCGTGGTGGCTGGTGGCGAGAGCATGACCCAGAAAGAAGCGCATGCCGAAGTGGAGGCATGGGATACGTTAAAAGAGAAGTGGCACGACTATCCCCCGCTCAAGCAAGGACGCCATGGCACGGCGTTGATCCTGCACAAAAACTGCATCTATACCTGCTCAGGTTCCGGTGGGCGCGGTGGCGGCCCCGAACTGGAAACCACCGAACGCCTAAAACTGTCCAAATGA